GCAAATTGATGGCTATAACTATGGGGCGAGGGCTTATAGTTTACGAGCGTTAGCGGCGATCGCTGACCCACGTGCCCTAGACGTATTGATCAAAGCGGCAGAAGCAGACTTTGCACCAAGCGTCCGGCGAGCAGCTATTAAAGGATTGGGACAACTACGCTGGCAACAACTTGAACCCACAGAACGCGAATCAGCTCAGTCTCAAGCTTTGAAAACACTATTGTTGGTTGCTCAGGATGCAGATTGGGCAAATCGCTATGCCGCGATCGTGGGGCTACAAAGTTGGATTACTTCTGCGGATTTAGTCAATCGATCCAGTGCGCTCGATCAACTCGATCAGCTTGCTCAAACAGATCCTGATGGTGCGGTTCGGGCTAGAGCCACACTTGCGAAACAACACCTTGCTTAAACTTATTGGGTTTCTCTAATGGCAATCCCACTTCTAAACATTAATCCAAAAACACAGAATCAGCGCGTTAATGGTTACGACGTGCTTGATGAAGATGATCCAGTGATTTATCGCCTTGCGGATGCCCGATCGGCGGAAGATCTCGATCGTCTGATTTGGGCAGCCTATCGCCAGATTTTTGCGGAACAACTAATTCTCAAAAGTCATCGTCAGGTCAACCTAGAATCGCAATTACGCAACCGTAGGATCAGCGTTGC
This genomic window from Cyanobacteria bacterium FACHB-DQ100 contains:
- a CDS encoding HEAT repeat domain-containing protein produces the protein MIATDPTIQSLIQAVEAADSPAKLVGAVRALAQTRSTAAIPTLIRALGFNNPGAALAAVSGLVALGEEAVPDLLAQIDGYNYGARAYSLRALAAIADPRALDVLIKAAEADFAPSVRRAAIKGLGQLRWQQLEPTERESAQSQALKTLLLVAQDADWANRYAAIVGLQSWITSADLVNRSSALDQLDQLAQTDPDGAVRARATLAKQHLA